The following are encoded in a window of Thermodesulfobacterium geofontis OPF15 genomic DNA:
- a CDS encoding glycosyltransferase, with the protein MLEQYIPFVGEETLQELFILSRKLKDLKVLHVNSTYKGGGVAEILQRFIPLMNELGIKTDWKVFKGDEKFFSFTKKLHNLLHLPSEKGISSEEFVYYLKITYENLKEIDTENYDVVFIHDPQPMGLIVNKQKKQKWIWRCHIDTSTPDPRAWNFIENFLNSYDACIFHMPEFVYEKIEIPTYTILPSIDPLHPKNIDLSEEEIKNTLTKFGINPEKPIILQVSRFDRLKDPFGVIEAFKLVKKKYDCQLILAGSFASDDPEGEEVYKELLNLIADERDILVLNLPPDSHKEINAFQRGATVVVQKSLKEGFGLVVSEAMWKSKPVVGSNVGGIKRQIVHGITGYLVESVEGAAMRIKQLLANKHLREKMGFHAKERVKHRFLIIRHLRDYLLLIYKILNQNS; encoded by the coding sequence ATGTTAGAACAATATATACCTTTTGTTGGTGAAGAAACTCTTCAGGAACTTTTTATCTTAAGTAGAAAATTAAAGGATTTAAAAGTACTTCATGTAAATTCTACCTATAAAGGAGGAGGGGTTGCTGAAATTCTACAAAGATTTATTCCTCTTATGAATGAACTTGGAATAAAGACAGATTGGAAAGTTTTTAAAGGTGATGAAAAATTTTTTAGTTTCACTAAAAAATTACATAATTTACTTCATTTACCCTCTGAAAAAGGTATCAGTAGTGAAGAATTTGTTTATTATTTGAAAATTACTTATGAAAATCTAAAAGAGATAGACACAGAAAACTATGATGTAGTTTTTATTCACGATCCTCAACCTATGGGACTTATTGTAAATAAGCAAAAAAAACAGAAATGGATCTGGAGATGTCATATAGACACCTCAACCCCTGATCCAAGAGCTTGGAATTTTATTGAAAACTTTCTAAATTCTTATGATGCTTGTATTTTCCATATGCCTGAATTTGTCTATGAAAAAATTGAAATTCCTACTTACACAATTCTTCCTTCTATAGATCCCCTGCATCCCAAAAATATAGATCTTTCAGAAGAGGAAATTAAAAATACTTTAACTAAATTTGGAATAAATCCTGAAAAGCCTATCATTCTTCAAGTTTCTCGTTTTGATAGATTAAAAGATCCCTTTGGAGTTATTGAAGCTTTTAAACTTGTAAAGAAAAAATATGATTGTCAGCTTATTTTAGCTGGCTCTTTTGCTTCAGATGATCCCGAAGGAGAAGAGGTTTATAAAGAACTTTTGAATCTTATTGCTGATGAAAGGGATATACTTGTTCTTAATCTCCCTCCTGATAGTCATAAAGAGATAAATGCCTTTCAAAGAGGTGCAACTGTAGTAGTTCAAAAATCTTTAAAAGAAGGTTTTGGACTTGTTGTTTCAGAAGCTATGTGGAAATCAAAACCTGTTGTAGGATCAAATGTTGGAGGGATTAAAAGACAAATTGTTCATGGTATTACAGGATATCTCGTAGAAAGTGTTGAAGGAGCTGCGATGAGAATTAAACAGCTTTTAGCTAATAAACATTTAAGAGAAAAAATGGGATTTCACGCAAAAGAAAGAGTAAAACACAGATTTTTAATTATACGTCATTTAAGAGACTATCTTCTTCTTATATATAAAATTTTAAATCAAAATTCTTAG
- a CDS encoding radical SAM protein, translating to MDYLKFERNYIKKKWRNKISIALIFPNYYHVGMSNLGFLYIYERLNRYEEIVCERVFLPEKETPLRSIESNRPLKDFDLIIFSISFEVDYINILKILKLGEIDLEPLKRKEIVLAGGVATWLNPEPLSPFIDAFLLGEWEEIEEKIIPIILDYFQDKKKFLEKLDAFPFVYIPFKEKKEIKVAKSKELKKVIYSKIISKKAEFSDTYLIEVSKGCGRSCRFCAAGFVYRPPRSYVENLLSEAVEEIPDNSKVGLIGLEFADKKEILMLGNKLLEKGCVLTFSSLRIDALNNEFLELLKGAKSVAVAPETASLKLKKVINKNLTEEEIFWALSKFQEKGLKKVKFYFMLGLPLENLEDLKEIVEFIKKLLEKKYKLIFSFTFSFFIPKPHTPFQWAKFLDLKELKERERFIKRELYYIKNLKIESPKSAFIQALIARGGRDLKEFIFLLSKGVSLKEALKSIPNIEDILSPKDSLETVFPWDKIDIGVKKEYLWREWKRALRLEFTAFCNTKKCKICGAC from the coding sequence ATGGATTATTTAAAGTTTGAAAGAAATTATATTAAAAAGAAATGGAGAAACAAAATTTCTATTGCTCTCATATTTCCTAATTATTATCATGTAGGCATGTCAAATTTAGGATTTTTATATATTTATGAAAGGTTAAATAGATATGAAGAAATAGTTTGTGAAAGAGTGTTTTTGCCTGAAAAAGAAACTCCTCTAAGATCTATAGAAAGCAATAGACCCTTAAAAGATTTTGATCTTATAATTTTTTCTATTTCCTTTGAGGTTGATTATATAAATATTTTGAAAATATTAAAATTAGGAGAAATAGATTTAGAACCTCTTAAGAGAAAAGAGATTGTTTTAGCAGGAGGGGTTGCTACTTGGTTAAATCCTGAACCTCTTTCACCTTTTATTGATGCCTTTTTATTAGGGGAATGGGAAGAAATAGAAGAAAAGATAATTCCTATAATTTTAGATTATTTTCAAGATAAAAAGAAATTTCTTGAAAAATTAGATGCCTTTCCATTTGTTTATATTCCTTTTAAGGAAAAAAAAGAAATAAAGGTAGCTAAGAGTAAGGAGTTAAAAAAAGTTATTTATTCAAAGATCATTAGTAAAAAAGCTGAATTTTCCGATACCTATTTAATAGAAGTTTCTAAGGGATGTGGAAGATCTTGTAGATTTTGTGCTGCAGGATTTGTTTATAGACCTCCAAGAAGTTATGTAGAAAACCTTTTAAGTGAAGCAGTAGAGGAGATCCCTGACAACTCAAAGGTTGGATTAATAGGGCTTGAATTTGCAGATAAAAAAGAAATTCTTATGCTTGGGAATAAGCTTTTAGAAAAGGGTTGTGTGCTTACTTTTTCATCTTTAAGAATAGACGCATTAAATAATGAATTTTTAGAGCTTTTAAAAGGAGCTAAAAGTGTTGCTGTAGCTCCAGAGACAGCCTCTTTAAAATTAAAAAAGGTTATAAATAAGAATTTGACAGAAGAAGAAATCTTTTGGGCATTAAGTAAGTTTCAAGAAAAGGGATTAAAAAAGGTTAAGTTTTATTTTATGCTTGGTTTACCTCTTGAAAATTTGGAAGATTTAAAAGAGATAGTAGAATTTATAAAAAAATTATTAGAAAAAAAATATAAGCTAATTTTTTCTTTCACTTTCTCTTTTTTTATTCCTAAACCTCATACACCTTTCCAATGGGCTAAATTTTTAGATTTAAAGGAGCTTAAAGAGAGGGAAAGGTTTATTAAGCGGGAGCTTTATTATATAAAAAATTTAAAAATAGAATCACCAAAGTCTGCTTTTATTCAAGCATTAATAGCAAGAGGGGGAAGGGATTTGAAGGAGTTTATTTTTTTACTTTCTAAGGGGGTGAGTTTAAAGGAGGCATTAAAAAGCATTCCTAATATTGAAGATATTTTATCTCCTAAGGATTCCTTAGAAACAGTTTTCCCATGGGATAAAATTGATATAGGGGTTAAGAAGGAGTATCTTTGGAGGGAGTGGAAGAGAGCTTTAAGATTAGAGTTTACAGCTTTTTGTAATACCAAGAAATGTAAAATTTGTGGAGCCTGCTAA
- a CDS encoding DUF5752 family protein produces MNNPFIFKSELWIPKYTGIKVYSINEFIKALKEVDKFSIFYHMYINIFNYHNLPTFYTNSISYWFFKNGYLLLAEKLSIIDPLDYFDLEELRIALINILEKNYDKNWNRKEKYPFYFITAEREIIECGKIAHNLDEFIEGIKKSSINSLFYHLITSRIENKTIINDYSAWLYSIGEAKKAEKINKLDPYTLTLYEIKEEIIKILEEKIC; encoded by the coding sequence ATGAATAATCCCTTTATTTTTAAATCTGAATTATGGATTCCCAAGTATACAGGAATTAAAGTTTATTCTATTAATGAATTTATAAAAGCTCTAAAAGAGGTTGACAAATTTTCCATTTTTTATCACATGTATATAAATATTTTTAATTATCATAATTTGCCTACCTTTTACACTAATAGTATATCCTATTGGTTTTTTAAAAATGGCTATCTTTTATTAGCTGAAAAACTATCTATTATCGACCCTTTAGATTATTTTGATCTTGAAGAATTAAGAATTGCCCTAATAAATATTCTTGAAAAAAATTATGATAAAAATTGGAATAGAAAAGAAAAATATCCCTTTTATTTTATTACTGCTGAAAGAGAAATTATAGAATGTGGAAAGATTGCTCATAATTTAGATGAATTTATAGAAGGAATTAAAAAATCAAGTATAAACTCCCTTTTTTATCATCTCATAACTTCAAGAATAGAAAATAAAACCATTATAAACGATTATTCTGCCTGGTTATACAGTATAGGAGAGGCTAAAAAAGCAGAAAAAATAAATAAATTAGACCCTTATACCCTGACTTTATATGAAATCAAAGAAGAAATAATAAAAATTTTAGAAGAAAAAATATGTTAG
- a CDS encoding KdsC family phosphatase has product MEYPEEILKKASKIKFLLLDVDGVLTDGKIIIDSQNNEIKHFNVLDGMGIKLLQKIGVEVGIISSRFSLAIEHRAKELGIEVLIQGELKKLEAYEKLLKEKNLKDEEVAYIGDDWVDLPILKRVGLAIGVPNAWYPVNEYVDYVTRYPGGNGAVREVCDLILKAKGKWEILLNSYLV; this is encoded by the coding sequence ATGGAATATCCTGAAGAAATCTTAAAAAAGGCAAGTAAAATAAAGTTTCTTCTTCTTGATGTAGACGGAGTTCTTACAGATGGAAAAATAATTATAGATAGTCAAAATAATGAAATTAAACATTTTAATGTACTTGATGGAATGGGGATTAAGCTTCTACAAAAAATTGGTGTTGAAGTAGGAATTATCTCAAGTAGATTTTCATTAGCAATAGAACATAGAGCAAAAGAACTTGGGATTGAGGTTTTAATTCAAGGAGAACTTAAAAAACTTGAAGCTTACGAAAAACTTTTAAAGGAAAAAAATCTCAAAGACGAAGAAGTTGCTTATATAGGAGATGATTGGGTAGATCTTCCTATTTTGAAAAGAGTGGGACTTGCCATAGGGGTTCCTAATGCTTGGTATCCTGTTAATGAATATGTAGATTATGTAACCAGATATCCTGGAGGAAATGGGGCAGTAAGAGAAGTTTGTGATCTTATTTTAAAAGCAAAGGGAAAATGGGAAATTTTATTAAACTCCTATTTAGTATAA
- the kdsA gene encoding 3-deoxy-8-phosphooctulonate synthase, with protein sequence MEKKFLIIAGPCVLEDFDTAFYIAQVLKDLVQKYDFDYVFKASFDKANRTSLFSYRGPGLEKGLSWLEEIKGKAKVKITTDVHETWQVKPVSEVVDIIQIPAFLCRQTDLVVTASQTGKTINIKKGQFMSPWDMKYVLQKAQAFNPQEVLLTERGYSFGYRNLVVDFRSIPIMKNFGVRVIFDATHSVQLPGAGEGKSGGEREFVPYLIRAAVAVGADGIFMEVHPEPDKALCDGPNSLPLAEVENILKQIKDLRSVVEKYGIS encoded by the coding sequence ATGGAAAAGAAATTTTTAATAATTGCTGGTCCTTGTGTATTAGAAGATTTTGATACAGCCTTCTATATTGCTCAAGTCTTAAAAGATTTGGTTCAAAAATATGATTTTGATTATGTTTTCAAAGCCTCTTTTGATAAAGCTAACAGGACATCTCTTTTCTCTTATAGAGGTCCTGGATTAGAAAAAGGGCTTTCTTGGTTAGAAGAGATTAAGGGGAAAGCTAAAGTAAAAATTACAACTGATGTTCATGAAACATGGCAAGTAAAACCTGTTTCTGAGGTGGTAGATATTATTCAAATACCTGCTTTTCTCTGTAGACAAACAGATCTGGTGGTAACTGCTTCTCAAACAGGAAAAACTATTAATATCAAAAAAGGACAATTTATGTCTCCTTGGGATATGAAATATGTTTTACAAAAAGCTCAAGCTTTTAATCCTCAAGAAGTTCTTCTTACTGAAAGAGGATATTCCTTTGGATATAGAAATTTAGTAGTTGATTTTAGATCCATTCCAATTATGAAAAATTTTGGAGTGAGGGTTATTTTTGATGCCACTCATAGTGTTCAATTACCTGGAGCAGGGGAAGGAAAATCTGGAGGAGAAAGAGAATTTGTCCCCTATCTTATAAGAGCAGCAGTTGCAGTAGGGGCTGATGGAATATTTATGGAGGTTCATCCAGAACCTGATAAGGCACTCTGTGACGGACCAAATTCTTTACCTTTGGCAGAAGTTGAAAATATTTTAAAACAAATAAAAGATCTAAGAAGTGTAGTAGAAAAATATGGAATATCCTGA
- a CDS encoding bifunctional alpha,alpha-trehalose-phosphate synthase (UDP-forming)/trehalose-phosphatase, which translates to MENSFKRLIIVANRLPFTIKSDLSFIKSPGGLVSGLTTFLKKSKIKDYVWIGWPGSHLNKSTFKIIKEKAKRLKNHPVFIPAKQFDKFYNGFCNKVLWPLFHGFPSHVVYDESYWETYIEVNKLFCNEVAKYVTLDSIIWIHDYHLLLLPSMIRNLFPSATIGFFLHIPFPPPELFMQLPWRRELLEGLLGCDLIGFHIYEYTANFLRTLSRTLGIDHKTGLILYQDRLIKVETFPMGIDFELFYNACEKRKIKKLVKNIKNQLKGKKIIFSVDRLDYTKGIYNRLLAFERLLLKRPDFHEKVVLIMVVVPSREGVEHYQRMKKQLEEKISEINGKFGKIHWIPVLYYYRSLDFEELVAHYLATDVILVTPLKDGMNLIAKEFVASRKDKRGVIILSEFAGSAKELGEAFIVNPNSIDELTNAIEKAFEISEEEQKERISSMQERLKRYNIIKWGNDFLTTLESINEKKFKFSTQLLTPPLIDEIKEAFHKSSNKILFLDYDGTLVPLVSKPYLAAPDKELKNLLKSLSEIPNTDIVIISGRKKEDLEKWFNGLKLNFICEHGIFIKRYNKDWETLTNLSSDFKKTIKNIMEVYVDRLPQSFIEEKEFSIVFHYRNADPELANLRVAELIDELLILTGNMQVNLILGNKVVEVRPAGIDKGVAANIFLREKPYDFILAAGDDTTDEDLFINLPENTITIKIGMGRSSAKYSAKSYIEIRNLLESFLKNE; encoded by the coding sequence CTCTGGTTTAACAACTTTTTTAAAAAAATCTAAAATTAAAGATTATGTCTGGATTGGGTGGCCTGGTTCACATTTAAATAAATCTACTTTCAAAATTATAAAGGAAAAAGCAAAAAGACTAAAAAACCATCCTGTTTTTATTCCTGCTAAGCAGTTTGACAAATTTTATAATGGATTTTGCAATAAAGTGCTTTGGCCACTTTTTCACGGTTTCCCAAGTCATGTTGTTTATGATGAAAGTTATTGGGAAACTTATATAGAGGTAAATAAACTTTTTTGTAATGAGGTAGCAAAATATGTGACTTTAGATTCAATAATATGGATTCATGATTATCATTTACTTCTTTTACCCTCTATGATAAGAAATCTTTTCCCCTCTGCAACTATAGGTTTTTTTCTCCATATACCTTTCCCACCACCTGAACTTTTTATGCAACTTCCTTGGAGAAGGGAACTCCTTGAAGGTCTTTTAGGATGTGATTTAATAGGGTTCCACATTTATGAATATACTGCTAATTTTTTAAGAACCCTTTCTCGTACCTTGGGAATTGATCATAAAACTGGATTAATTTTGTATCAGGATAGATTAATAAAAGTAGAAACCTTTCCCATGGGGATTGATTTTGAATTATTTTATAATGCCTGCGAAAAAAGAAAAATAAAAAAATTAGTTAAAAATATCAAAAACCAATTAAAAGGGAAAAAAATTATTTTTTCCGTAGATAGACTTGATTATACTAAAGGGATTTATAACAGACTTTTAGCCTTTGAAAGACTTTTACTTAAACGCCCAGATTTTCATGAAAAGGTAGTTTTAATTATGGTAGTTGTTCCTTCAAGAGAAGGAGTAGAACATTATCAAAGAATGAAAAAACAATTAGAGGAAAAAATAAGTGAAATTAACGGGAAATTTGGTAAAATACACTGGATTCCTGTATTGTATTATTATAGATCACTTGATTTTGAAGAACTTGTAGCGCATTATTTAGCTACAGATGTGATTTTAGTTACCCCCTTAAAAGATGGTATGAATTTAATTGCTAAAGAATTTGTAGCTTCAAGAAAAGATAAAAGGGGAGTTATAATACTTTCTGAATTCGCAGGAAGTGCTAAAGAATTAGGAGAGGCTTTTATTGTAAATCCTAACTCAATTGATGAATTAACTAATGCTATTGAAAAAGCCTTTGAGATCTCTGAAGAAGAACAAAAAGAAAGGATTTCTTCTATGCAAGAAAGATTAAAAAGATATAATATAATAAAATGGGGAAATGATTTCCTTACAACCCTTGAATCTATTAATGAGAAAAAATTTAAATTTAGTACTCAACTTCTAACCCCTCCTCTTATTGATGAAATAAAAGAAGCTTTCCATAAATCGTCTAATAAAATACTCTTCCTTGATTACGATGGAACCTTAGTACCTTTGGTATCAAAACCCTATTTGGCTGCTCCAGATAAAGAATTAAAAAATCTTTTAAAATCACTTTCTGAAATTCCTAATACAGATATAGTAATTATTTCTGGTAGAAAAAAAGAAGATTTAGAAAAATGGTTTAATGGATTAAAATTAAATTTTATTTGTGAACACGGAATATTTATTAAAAGATATAACAAAGATTGGGAAACTCTTACTAATTTGTCTTCTGATTTTAAAAAAACTATCAAAAATATAATGGAAGTATATGTAGACCGTTTGCCTCAATCCTTTATTGAAGAAAAGGAATTTTCTATAGTTTTTCATTATAGAAATGCAGATCCAGAACTTGCAAATTTAAGGGTTGCAGAATTAATTGATGAATTATTGATATTAACTGGAAACATGCAAGTTAATCTTATTTTGGGAAATAAAGTCGTAGAAGTAAGACCTGCAGGGATTGATAAAGGGGTTGCAGCTAATATATTTTTAAGAGAAAAACCTTATGATTTTATACTTGCTGCGGGAGATGACACCACTGATGAAGATTTATTTATTAATCTTCCAGAAAATACAATCACTATAAAAATAGGAATGGGAAGATCATCAGCTAAATATAGTGCAAAATCATACATTGAAATCAGAAACCTTTTAGAAAGTTTTCTAAAAAATGAATAA